The genomic segment CGCGCATCGCCTTCAGCATGGCTCCCGACGTGATCTTGCTCTGCATGGTGCCCCTTTCAGGCGGGGGCGGGCGCGGGGCGCTGCTCTTACGGCGATGCCCCGAGCGACTCCCTCCGCCGGCATTATCCGGTTCAGGTTCGAAGGGTTCTTCTCAGCCCGTCTGTCGACGAACGCCCCTGTCTCTCATCACGCTCTTTTTCGCAGAGAATGGCGCGGCTGTCACTCCGAAAGTGAGTATTCCGGTATTTCGGAGCGGCTGCCCTTGGGCGTGGACATTGCTGGAGGCCTTCCCAGCGCAATCCTGACGGCATCCAATTTTGCCTAACTCAAATCATGCAGCCCCGTCGTAATCGCCGGGCTGATTGAAAACTCCGAAAATCGAACCCTCAAACCACTTCGCTCCGGCGTACAGGCTGTCGGCCCGACCTCATAGCGATCGGCAGCCGGGAAGGGTGCTAACCGCAGCAACGGCCAGCGGCTACCGTCGCGGGAGCCCTGGATGCGCACGGCGCCGTTTGCGACCGTCACACGGATGCGGAAATCCTCCAATTCCTTGAAGGGCTGCGACACCGACCAGTCTGACTTTCCGTCGGTGACGACGGTGCTGAGGAAGGCTTCTCCGTCGGTGAATTCGACGCCCGTTTTCACCCAGCGGCTCTCGTCGATGCGTACCATCAGGCCTGCCTGATCGTAGAGGGTGCGGAATTCGCCCTGGGCGCGGATCTGTGCGGTGAAGCTGTCGCCGGTGGGAAAGGCGAGGAAGTGGCCGGTGTCGCGGGTGAAGCCGTAATAGGTCTCGCGCCAGAAATCGGTCTTTTCGCCTGTCGTCATCGTCAGGCCGGTTTCGTCGGCGTGCCAGCTGCCCGGCTCGTTCAGCCATTTCCCGTCATTGAAGTCGATGCTCATTCGCTTCTCCCTTCCTTTAATCTTGCCGCAGGGCAGTCGTCTCACTTGGCGTACCACGCAGGCCCCGTGCGGAGAACTAGCGCAGCTGAAGATGGTGCTTTTCCGGCAACGCGCTATCCGCGGCTGCATAATCGACCACTCATGCTTGACACGATAGCTCCAGCTTCTATTCTGTTACAAAAAGATGAATTACATAATTGTGGAACTAAATCGGGAGCTCTCATATGAAAACATTCGTCGCATTCCTTCTCGGAACCGCGTTCGTCGCCCTGCCTTCGACCCTGCTTGCCCAGGAAAAGGGCGGCGTCATCAATGTCGCGACGATCGGCGAGCCGCCGACGCTCGATCCGATGTCGTCGACGGCCGATCTCGTCGGCATCGTCACCCAGCATATTTTCGAGACGCTCTACACTTTCGACAAGAGCTGGAACGTCACGCCGCTTCTCGCCGAAAGCCTGCCCGAGATCAGCGCCGACGGCAAAACCTATACGATCAAGCTCAGGACTGGCGTCAAGTTCCACGACAATACCGATATGACGTCCGAGGATGTGGTCGCTTCGCTTACCCGCTGGATGAAGATCGCCTCGCGGGGCAAGCAGGTGGCCGGCTTTATCGACAAGATCGCGGCTACCGATCCTTCGACGGTTACGATCACGCTGAAGCAGCCCTATGCGCCGTTGACCTCGCTGCTTGCCTTCAACAATTCGGCGGCCATCATCATCCCGTCCGAAAAGCAGGACGAGCCGATGAAGGAGTTCATCGGCACCGGTCCCTATATGCTGAAGGAACGGAAAGCCGACCAGTATATCCAGCTTGTCCGCTTCGATGGGTACAAGCCACGCAGCGGCGAGAGCGATGGCTATGGCGGCGCGCGTCATCAATATCTTGATGAAATCCGCTTTGTGCCGGTGCCGGACCCGAACACCCGCGTCGAGGCCGCCGTTTCCGGCCAGTATGATTATGTCGACTCGATTCCTGTCGAATCCTACGACAAGCTGAAAGCCTCGACCGCCTCGCAACCGGTAATGCTGAAGCCCTTCGGTTATCCTGTCTTCGTCTTCAACACCAAGGAAGGTGCTGCTGCCAACGTCGAGGTGCGCAAGGCGATCCGGCAGGCGCTCAGCATGGAAGACATGCTGGCGGCGGCCTTCGGCAGCAGGGATTTTTATGCGCTCGACGGGGCCATCTACCCGAAGTCCTTTGCCTGGTCGACCGATGCCGGCGCCGAGGGCGCCTATAATGTCGCCGATCCGGAAGGGGCGTCCGCTGCCGCCAAGAAAGCCGGCTACAATGGCGAGCCGATCCGCATCCTGACCAGCCGCCAATACGAGTTCCATTACAAGATGGCGCAGGTCGCCGCCGAATATCTGA from the Rhizobium sp. NXC14 genome contains:
- a CDS encoding DUF1349 domain-containing protein — translated: MSIDFNDGKWLNEPGSWHADETGLTMTTGEKTDFWRETYYGFTRDTGHFLAFPTGDSFTAQIRAQGEFRTLYDQAGLMVRIDESRWVKTGVEFTDGEAFLSTVVTDGKSDWSVSQPFKELEDFRIRVTVANGAVRIQGSRDGSRWPLLRLAPFPAADRYEVGPTACTPERSGLRVRFSEFSISPAITTGLHDLS
- a CDS encoding ABC transporter substrate-binding protein, encoding MKTFVAFLLGTAFVALPSTLLAQEKGGVINVATIGEPPTLDPMSSTADLVGIVTQHIFETLYTFDKSWNVTPLLAESLPEISADGKTYTIKLRTGVKFHDNTDMTSEDVVASLTRWMKIASRGKQVAGFIDKIAATDPSTVTITLKQPYAPLTSLLAFNNSAAIIIPSEKQDEPMKEFIGTGPYMLKERKADQYIQLVRFDGYKPRSGESDGYGGARHQYLDEIRFVPVPDPNTRVEAAVSGQYDYVDSIPVESYDKLKASTASQPVMLKPFGYPVFVFNTKEGAAANVEVRKAIRQALSMEDMLAAAFGSRDFYALDGAIYPKSFAWSTDAGAEGAYNVADPEGASAAAKKAGYNGEPIRILTSRQYEFHYKMAQVAAEYLKLAGFTVDMQVVDWATLTQRRTDPKLWDIYITHSPFLPEPALIGSLSTSSPGWWDTPARKAAVDAFTSEVDPKKRVALWADVQKAVYTDAPFMKIGDFNAVSAKSIKLEGVDPAPWPYFWNASIKK